The nucleotide sequence GATATACATTATTATTTCATATATTTCACTGTCTAAATTTTTGCTAGGTATGCAAGGAACCTTTTGTAGCTTATTTTAGAGTTTTCAATTGAACCCTATGGTTCATGATTCAAATCCACAAAGTGGATTCACAATACAAATCAAAATTTGACAACCTTGATGCAATTAATGACAGAATCTAGCTGAAGCATATCAAAGACCAGGGAAGTTTCTCCTTGATAAAACAACTATGGTGAATGGAAAATGCTTCAGGAAGAGAATCCTCGCTACAACATCTCCAAAGCAAAAAATAAGTGAACTCTCCAGTCACCATTGCAGATGTGGTATGAGAGGTTTCACAAATAAACCTCATGCAGGCAGGATAGCCTTAAGATCCAGACCCATGGAGGTATTGACAGGGAAGATTCCTAGTCAATCTAGCTCTCTTGGAAAGAGAGACAATAAGAAAGCACACAAATACATGGTAGTAGAGATTGGCCAACAGCATTTATCAAGCAAGGCTATGAAGTAAGAGCTCATGGATGCCCAAAACTTTAGCATGATTAGGACAACATACTACAACAAAACAATAGTTTGATAGATCCATTCATAGAACATTCGTCTATGTTTGACGTTGGCTGACAACCCAGCACAACCCTTAACCTTTTCCATCCGGGCTTTAAATTGACACTTCTGGTTTTTAGGACAACATACTATAAGGCAATTTTGCACTGAATATCATAAAATGATTAGTACTAGCACAAAGGAAGCTTCACCTAATATGATAAATTTTAGTGATAGCCCATCTGGTAAGAGGAATGCTCATATAGAAGGATGGAATCTATAAAAGTGTGCTTGTGAGACAACATCCATCTATGAGTTAAACAAGGGCATGTTGGTGCTCAATGCATAAGTTGCAATAAATCATAAATGACTGAACCAGCATATAGGTAGAATAAGATCAAGGTATTTACAGGAAAGTAATCTGGTTTGCCACCAAACTTACTAGCAACCTCTTCAGCACTCACAAGAGAAGACCCTAGGTACATAAATAAGAGTAATTTTGGAGAAGCTGGTAGAAAGTTGATTTAAAAATAGGTATCATCAACATATTGAAGAGTGGGGATTTCTAAAGGCAGATATCCTGTCCCACACCAATGATAAGATTAGGTTATTGTGCATTGGCAAATGCTGAAAGATGTGTGCAATCAGCTGGAATAGGACAAAGGAAAGTAGATTGTCCACTTCAAGACAGATATGCATGCTACTTGTATACAAAAAGCATATTGTGTCAGCAACAAAGTTAGAATGCAATCAACACACTAGTAAGAGCAAGTAGTTCCAACATCCGAAGAGCACAAAGAGTCAAATATCATTGACATGTGGTGCAATATTTATTTCTTATTTGTGcctacaatttgaaaatgcattAGTTGAAGTTCATACAATTACTGCTGAAATATTACTGTTCAGCATCCTACTTACTCAATGACCACACTGAATTTTGAGTGTGCAGGAAACACACACAATGTAACAAAATGCACAAGATAAATATTAAAGGCAACTGCAATTACCCGCATGATAAAAACCAAGACACTGTAAAACTACGAATTTGTTACTGGGTCTTCTTTTCTTTGGTTGACCCCCCTTGTCCTCCATTTAAGATGCTCTCATACTGCTTCAAGACGACATCAAGTGCCATACTAAGCTTTTGATCAATATCCTCTTGATACTTGTCATAGACAGCAGGAATCGTGATAGCCAAAAGCACTCCTGTAAATTGGTCCTGTCAAATATGATAGCGTGGGAATGCAAATAAAATGGCAAACTGCATAAGGTGTTTCTTTACTCACCAACGTAGACAAGTGTAAGGAAGTTAAACAAACTTCCAATGCAGGACACAACCCACAGGCTCAATATGACCTTTGAGATGGTAAATACAGAAATCAGCATAGAAAGGCTCGAGTCAGATAAATAACATATAAAATTACCATGGCAGGTGCAAAGGAATGCAGGATAAGCACCTGAAGGAAAACCTTTCTGTCTCTCCGAATGGTTATGTCATGCCCTATAGCCAAGACACGGTTGATCCACACCCTAGCTCTGTCAGCAACCTTATTGACGACCTCATCTGAAACCTCGAGATTGGGAAGCGGCGGAAGAGGCCTACAAATGAGAAGAACTCACAGAGTTTAGCAGAGATATTAGACAGGTAGACGTTGAAAGAGAGATCAAATCATTAGACAGCAAACCTGTTGAGGAGCAAGGCAGATTTGGCCCAAAAGAAGAGAATGACTACGACGAGGAGGACTGCGTTCGCCAAGACGGACAAAATGTTGTACCCCGCCCGCTCGAAGAAAAACCATACCGCTGTAGAGCCGGACACGGCGAGAATCGCTACGTTCCTCCGTCTCCAAAGAAGCACATCGGCGACTGCGCGAATATAACAAATTGAGCAATCAGAAAATATCAACATCGAAAACAAGCAACATTAGGCTGGGCTAGAACAAGTGCGGATAGAAGGTGGCAAACCTGCGCCGCCACCGAGGGCGCGGTGCACGGATCGAGAGATCTTTGCGGGAGGCGCCGGGGAAGCGTCGGAAGGAAGCGGATCGCGGGCAGAGGCACGGCCGATATCTGACACAGCAGCCATCGCTCTCTCTAGGGTTTTGGCGGCTCAGCTTCGGAAAGACGATTATCGGATTTGAACGGAGGCGACGAAATCGAAACactcccctctctctctctctccttctcgCGAGGGATGCGTCAGATTagcccccacgggcgggatcaaccggttatgacatgaattcttgcagcatgagtcgagaggtcgagggtctgcggcagcatatgcgataacatcaatatctgtccgtgctaaaatGCCTAAGACCACCATGTCATAGCCGgtcccgtattcaccgtgatttactccctctcatacttgtgggaCCGAgatgagggggccgctgggttggcgccttggcggttccaaccttttgcaGCGAGGGATGCGTCAGATTAACAAGGGAAGTCTCGAAGAGTTCCCTGAATAACGACACATCAATGGCACGTAAAAAATGAAAATACTCACATATCTTTTAATTATTACTAACCAACTTCTCGATGCATTCCaaattttttcattatattttattttatatataattaagatttaaattataaattaaataaaattaataattaaaaaacaaattaCATTATATCCAATAAAAGacgtaaataaattttttttttattttttaatttaaattacaaagtttatttcaattaaaaataattttttttaaaaaaaaaaagaaaaataagaggagcGCCTGCTTGAAAAACAAGTAGCTTCCGGTTTAAAAATGAGGGGGGAGCTACCTTATT is from Zingiber officinale cultivar Zhangliang chromosome 7B, Zo_v1.1, whole genome shotgun sequence and encodes:
- the LOC122004952 gene encoding reticulon-like protein B11, producing MAAVSDIGRASARDPLPSDASPAPPAKISRSVHRALGGGAVADVLLWRRRNVAILAVSGSTAVWFFFERAGYNILSVLANAVLLVVVILFFWAKSALLLNRPLPPLPNLEVSDEVVNKVADRARVWINRVLAIGHDITIRRDRKVFLQVILSLWVVSCIGSLFNFLTLVYVGVLLAITIPAVYDKYQEDIDQKLSMALDVVLKQYESILNGGQGGSTKEKKTQ